tcttcagctgctcatcAATGACctgtcttccatcataaggtcagaaatggggtgtttgcgatgactgcacaatgttcagcaccattcgccactcctcagataatgaagcagtccctgtccaaatgcaacaagacctggacaatatcctggcttgggcCAACAAGTGGCAAGCTGTGTTCTTCGACCGTGTCTCCTGGTTCTAATATCTCCCACAAGTTGAAACATCTTCCCAATATCTATCCTTTCAAATCCCCTCCAaatgttatatgtttcaataagatcatgtctcattcttctaaactccaatgggtattggCCTGAACTGTTCAACCTTTGTTCATGGAAATGAAACCCCTTACCCCAGCAATGAGTGGAATGAACATTAAATCCTACTTGCAACCACACAAGACATCAAGCTGAAAACTGTGAACTTCATGTCTATTTCACAAACTGTAACTTGGCCAAATCTGACCTCCCCTACTAATTCAGGACATATATTGCTCCAAATTggtttttaatgtaataaaactaaCCCATTACTTTGTTAAACTCAAGAAGACCTGTCTGATTGGTTCTTCATAATCCCAGCACATAAACAATTAAGTGTACCCTGAATTGGCAAGTACAGCCTCTGAAACAAGAAAACTTGTTGGGTGTCATACGAGGAGAGCGAAGTGGTGAGTCCTGCAACCCCTCCTCATCTCATTGTAACAGTAGGTTCTTTCTTTTATATTTTTTCATGGGACGTGAGCATTGCAGGTGAGGTCAGAGTTTGTTACCCATCCCATATTGCCTTTGAGTCTTCCCATTACTCCTGTCTATGCTAGAGAGCACACCCCAGGAAACAGGGAACTTGAATTCGAAAAGTCCAAAATCTGAGACTGAAGATAAACCGAGATTCAAGTTCAGACGTTCAgtaacacactggttagcactgctgcctcacagcggaagggttcgatctcggccttgattgactgtctctgtggagtctgcacattctccccgtgtgtgcgtgggtttcctccgggtgtcccagtttcctcccacagtccaaagatgtgcaggttaagtggatcagcaatgataaattgtccttcagtgtccaaaggttaggtggggtttcggggatagaatgggggagtgggcctaggtagggtgctcttttcaagcgtCAGTAAATATCTGATggtccgaatggcttccttctactgtTGGGATTTGATGATACTGTTGTTGGATTTAGATCCAGGGCAGGATTATTTCAAAAGAAGAATTCAATACTTCTAATGCAGGGCTCAGAGTTTCTGCATAACTTATGCCCAATTATCAGTGTGATCTGGATGTGCAGCATGAACGGGCACTAAATATGATAGAATGTAATGCTTCTTCGGCTTCTGCATTGGTTGTGTTGGCATCACAGACTAATATCCATATTCCACCAACATTTTTATGTTTGGCGCTGGCTAAACCAGGCTTGATCATTTATGCTGATTCAAAAGTTCATTTGCCCAAAGCCGTCTCTGTCCACAAAACCAGTCATGCCCAAAGGTTAGCATGTTAAGTTTCTATCAACTGTGCTCATTCAGGGATGTTTATCACACTGTGCCAAGGTTCATGGAAGCACAGGCACCTGTTGTCAAGACTCCAGCATGAATCATTGATGCCTGCAGTGACCGTACAGTTGATTGAAGAAAAACCCAATTCTGCTTCTCCGGCTGTCGCTGCAATTGTTGTAAATTCACTATCAACCAGTCTAAATTCAGCCAACTGTATAAGTGCAGGGTATGCACCAAGGGCACATCCCAGCAGTCAATTGAAGCCAATTAAAATGTAAGAGCAAGAGCCTTCCCACCGCCATCCTGTTGGTGGGTCAGCTCATGGAAACAGCCCGGTTTCGGGACAATAAGCAACACAAAGGCCAAGGAAATGCAGAAGTGTAGGTGGTGTCATGGGTGTTAAGACTGTATTTCAGGAAGTGCTTAAAACTGTATACATCCTCAACGGCTTGTGTTGTGGTCTCCGGAAAGCCGACAATGTGCTGGACAAACGAGAGGCTCACTTGTGTGTCCTGGCAGGCAATTGTGATGAGGCACAGTATGTTAACTTGCTAGTGGCACTCTGTCCTGAGCACCAGATCAACCCGATCACCGTTGATGACAACAAGAAACTTGGTGAATGGGTAGGCCTGTGCAAAATAGACCAAATCGTCCAAAGATGttcaagttaggtgggttggcctcgctaaattgccccttagtgtccaaaggtagggtaggaattgggcctgggtggggtcctctttcagggtcggtgtagacttgatgggctgaatggcctcattctgcactgtagggattctgtgattctatgagaagAGAAACCTCACAAGGTTTTAGGATGCAGCAGTGTGGTTGTCAAGGATCATGGCAAAGGCTCACAAGCCAAGGATGTCATTGACAACTATTTCAGAGGAAAGTGACCTGTTTCATCGATAAGAAATCAGTCAGGTGGATATTGACTCATTTCCCAGCAATCCCAGTCCACTTTGTGATGCTGGAGAATACACTGTTCTACTCACTGACCAATTGTGATTGACTGCACCGTTGAATTGCATTAGTGCATGAGAGGTTTTACAATGAGCCTTACTTAAATGAGTGGAGTTGGAAAACAGAGCATAACTTTACATCTGCAAACCCGATGTAGTTTCAGCCATATTCTGGGCACATTTTGCTGATTGCAGGCAGTGGAAATCTCTGCCTTCCGTTTCTCACTCTTACACTTCCATCAGTGTTCAAAATGCTGAAAACCCTTGTATTAATGTACAGTTAACAAATTAAATGACTACTTACTGGAATGGGTTTTCTGGGTTTTTGGCATGGCAAATATCAGCATGTCCATTGCAAACACACCGACCCCCAACACTGATATCCTTGATGCTGTAATAATACTAAAACAAACAACCAATCACTAAAGATTACCCTCATTCCATTTATTGTCAAGAGGATTAAACTGTTGGCTTACCACCATAAAAATGGTCCACTAGTACTGCTTGGTACACCTTAACAATGAACTGAAGCTGAAAGTAGAAACAGGGTAAATAGATTTCTTTCCAAATCTATCCTAAGATGACAGGTGAAAGTATCTCTGATACGATGACAACTGTTTGTAGTGACTCTCGATGCAAACGTTATCCCAGGAGGCAGCACGGTGCACGGGGTAAGGATATGGGGGCTTGATGGGCCTCCCATGGGGTTACTCGCATTGGTAGCTTTTGAAGCACCAGCTCTTTAATTTGGAGTTGGTGGGACAGTCATACTCTGCGAGAAGGAGTTGTCTGTGACTAAGCCAAATCAAGTTCGGAAGCCAATTATAAAAATGCTAAAAAGCAAGACTTGCCTTTATATATTTTACAACGCCAAGTTCAAGGTAAGAGACAGaaagtttaggggggatttgagaaaaaatctttttacccagacggtggtgacggtctggaacgcgctgtctgggagggtgggaggggcgggttgcctcacattctttaaaaagcacctggatgagcGCTTGGCAGGTATTAATGTTCAAGGATAGAGTCAAGTGCTGGCAAACGAGATTAggcaggcaggtcaggtgtttttcatgtgtcggtgcagactcgatgggccgaagggcctcttctgcactgtgtgatctgTCATTCTGAGACAGGCTCCCAGCTGCAGGGAAGAGGTCCCAACACTTCAGTTAGTCCCTCCCTGCCTGTCTGGCACCTCCAATAGTCACCGGCCATTCTGGAGAGGAGCACCCCTGCAACCCCgtaccccaaccctccccccccatgcGGGAAGTACTGGCTGCAGAAGCCATTTTTGGGGGTTTAAATATAAGATAGAGAGAAGTCATCTCCCTTATGAAGCACCCTCTCCCTTCGTTGTATATCATTCAGCTGGAAAACCTGTGATTGGCCCTCCAGCTTTGAGAGCCCAATGGCGAGATCGCATTCTGGCCAATAATTGACCGCCCCGGGGAACATGACAATAAAGTGACCGTCTTCCACACCGTGTGGGTTTCTGACCATTCCGAAGCCCAATCACCTGTATCGAGTCAGTATTGCACCTACCCTTCGGGTGACTGTGGGATCCTTTTGGGTCTTGGATATCAGGTGACCTAATAAGGTGTTGGTCCTCAGAAATCGGAGTCGGATATTTGTAGCCTTTGTGAATTCTCGTAAGACAGGAGAATCATTGAAGTTTGTGGATCCTGGACGACCATTCACTAAAGATATAACAACCTAAGGAAAATATTGTCATTAGAAGATGGCACAAGTTTTCCCGATGGGGTTTTCTGGGCCACTGCTGGAGATGTCCAGTCTCGTGGTCAGTCAATGAACCTTTCACTGGTCCACCTGTGGTTGGTTCTGCCATGGTGGCCCAGAAAATCCCAGCCCCTGTGAAGGAACTAATGATCAATTCAACAAAAATTAATTTTAACACGAAAAGCACAATTATAGAACGCTATGAACACAACCATTCAGCCCAGGATACCTCTTTGAACGAGATATCCAATTAGTCCCAGTATCCCTGCACTTGTCTGAAATCCTTGACATTTTCTCCTCTTCGAGTATTCATCTAACTCCTTTTTAGAAGTTATTATTTGATCTACATTcgctgccctttcaggcagtgcatccagatcacaacaactcgctgcgttgaagaaaattctctggccatgtCTTTCCGCTCCCATCCACGGTGGGTGTCATGACGGGCGGGAGCAGAAAATGTAAATAGGTAAGGCACGGCCTCACACACCAGCGGGGCTGCTCCGAGTCAGCTTCAAGACAAGGCCCCGACTCTGGAACAGAGTGACTGGGCAGAGCTGCAGGGCAAGGCCTGCACTGGGGGTGGGAAAGTAGGGCTCACACATATCGCTGGGGTAGTGTGTTGGGCAGtgcgttggcgggggggggggggttaatgtcttATGCGATTGAATGGGGAAAGTGTCTCTAACAGAATTCCTCTGTTGCTTGGGGCAGGATGGGTGGCTTGCAAACTTTACACTGTTTATTTTGACAAGACTCTCCTTGTCCCAGTCCAGGAAGGGGGAGGGTTTGGATGTCCAGTCTCAGTCAAGCACTGAATGTTGTCCGCAGGGTGTGgagattgtggtagtatgcattaggggtcatgtgggactgtgaagccgtgatgccattggctgacagatcctgggtcctggttggctgttgacctctagctctgccctgaaggtggagtataagaaccaggagttctccccgcagctccagtctgttgctgaactgcggggaacaagtcacgcttaataaagcctcatcgacttcatctctattcgtctctcgtaagacattgtgcgctacaatttattaagcgtgcttaaaggactatggagctcaggatcgtcccggaatgcctgaggatcagcccccacgcagtgaactcagcagcaatttttaaacactggcagacttgtttcgaaggctacctccgaacggcccccggccggatcacagaagaccagaaactgcaggtcctgcattcgagggtaagcccggaaattttccctctcatagaagacgcagaggatttccagatggcattcgcagcactaaagagcatctacgttcgctcagtgaaccaggtctacgcacgctaccaactcgcaacgagacggcaaagtcccggagaatcgctagacgaattctacgtcgcgctgctaattttgggacgggcctgcagctgcccgccggtaaacatggctgaacacacggacatgttaattcgcgatgcgtttgtggcaggtatgaacttgcCCCAAATCCgctaaagactgttagaaaaagagtcgctaggactctcagaggcacgggcccttgcagcttccctagatgcggccgcgcaaaacgcccgcgcgaacggccccgaccgcgcggcagccccttgggctccgtggacccccgtcgcgacaaacccaccccccctcacaggcttgcgcggttcagacgccaggtcatcccgggggggcccgctgctatttctgcggccaggtgaaacacccccggcagcgctgcccggcccgcgcagcgatttgcaagagctgcggcaaaagggccatttcgcggctgtgtgccggtcccggggggtcgccgctgtccccggagaagaaagagtccagcgcatcccaaacgctctccaacccccccagcgccccatgtgcgacccgcaggcgccgccattttgggtcccggccaccacgaggggaggatgggtgccgccatcttgtgacccccccagccatgtgcgatgcatgggggcggccattttgtccacccccgccgccatcttgggaccccccagccatgtgcgatgcatgggggtggccattttgttcaccccgccgccatcttggacgacaacaatggaccccagcatcgacggctccacggggttcgaagaagacgctgaaacACTGCGACaatgtctggcctcggtgacgctggaccaagcacggccccggacgctccagacgacgacaacaacggtgctgatcaacggacacgagacaccatgcctgatcgactccgggagcacagaaagcttcatccaccccgacacggtaagacgctgttttttgaccatccgtcccagtacgcaaaagatttccctagctgcaggatcccactccgtacagatcaaagggttctgcatagtgaccctaacggtgcaagggagggagtttaaaaactacaggctctacgtccttccccaactctgcgcgcccacattactgggattagacttccagtgcaacctgcagagcctaacatttcaattcggcggcccaatacccccactcactatctgcggcctcgcaaccctcaaagttgaacccccatccttgtttgcaaacctcaccccggattgcaaacccgtcgccactaggagcagacggtacagcgcccaggaccggacatttattcggtccgaagtccagcggctactgaaggaaggcataatccaggccagcaatagtccctggggagcacaggtggtagtagtaaagacaggggagaagcaaaggatggtcatagactatagccagaccatcaacaggtacacacagctagatgcgtaccctctcccccgcatatccgacatggtcaatcggattgcccaatatagggtcttctccaccgtggacctcaagtccgcctaccatcagctccccatccgcccaagtgaccgcaagtacacagccttcgaggcagacgggcgactataccacttcctaagggtcccatttggcatcacaaacggggtctcggtcttccaacgggagatggaccgaatggttgatcaacacgggttgcaggccacgttcccgtatctcgacaacgtaaccatctgcggccacgatcatcaggaccacgatgccaacctccaaaaattcctccagaccgctaaagccttgaacctcacatacaacgaggacaagtgcgtgtttagcacaaaccggctagccagcttgggatatgtagtgcgcaatgggataataggccccaaccccgaacgtatgcgcgccctcatggaatttcccctcccgcactgctccaaagccctgaaacgttgcctgggtttcttttcatattacgcccagtggctcccccagtacgcagacaaggcccgcccactaatacagaccactaccttccccctgtcgacagaggctcgccaggccttcagccgcatcaaagcggatatcgcaaaggccacgatgcgcgccatcgacgagtccctccccttccaggtcgagagcggcgcctccgatgtagctctagcggccacccttaaccaagcgggcagacccgtggcctttttctcccgaaccctccatgcctcagaaatccgccactcctcagtggaaaaggaaacccaagccatagtggaagctgtgcgacattggaggcactatctggccggcaggagattcactctcctcactgaccaacggtcggtagctttcatgttcgataatgcacagcggggcaaaattaaaaatgacaagatcttaaggtggaggatcgagctctccaccttcaactacgagatcttgtaccgtcccggaaagctgaacgagccgtccgatgccctatcccgcggcacatgtgccaacgcacaaatagaccgtctccaaaccctccacgaggacctctgccacccgggggtcactcggttctaccattttataaagtcccgcaacctcccctactccgtggaggaggtccgtacagtcaccaggaactgccacatctgcgcagagtgctaaccgcactttttcaggccggatagtgcgcacctgatcaaggcttcccgtccctttgaacgcctcagtctggatttcaaagggcccctcccctccaccaaccgcaacacatacttcctgaacgtggtggacgagtactctcatttccctttcgccatcccctgccccgacatgacagcggccacagttattaaagcctttagcaccatattcacactgttcggttgccccgcatatatccatagcgacagggggtcctccttcatgagtgatgagctgcgccagttcctgctcagcaagggtatagcctcgagcaggacgaccagctacaacccccgggggaacgggcaagtagagagggagaacggcacggtctggaagaccgtcctactggccctacggtccagggatctcccagtttcacggtggcaggaggtcctcccggacgctctccactccatccggtcgctgctgtgtaccaccactaatcaaacgcctcatgagcgcctccttgtcttccccaggaagtcctcctctggaacgtcgctgccgacctggctggcggccccaggacccatcttgctccggaaacatgtgcgggcgcacaagtcggacccgttggtcgagagggttcacctcctccacgcgaacccgcagtacgcctacgtggcgtaccccgacggccgacaggacacggtctccctgcgagacctggcgcccgccggcaacacgcacacccccccgacaccaatcaccccctccctgccaccggcgcaccccgcgaccgcccccttcccgggaagaTCGGTCCtcttcccatgtccgaccaggagtgaagcagaagcagaaaccgtaaagctcccggagacgacaacgctggaacaagcacctgcaccaccaccggggctgaggcgatcgacaaggaagaccagaccgcccgctcgactcgtggcatcggtgtgacatcaagaatgttgttggactttaacgagaatgttttttttcttcttacgaatattgtaaatagttcacaaaccctgtacatagcccagtgtagggcaaagtgtagggcactgtaatgacatgcaaaaaagttttttttcctcccaggaccagccttgtaaacccctaccaccatgcgaagcaccaccccgccgggttcattcttaacaaggggtgaatgtggtagtatgcattaggggtcatgtgggactgtgaagccgtgatgccattgtctgacagatcccgggtcctggttggctgttgatctctagctccgccctgaaggcggagtataagaaccaggagttctccccgcagctccagtctgttgctgaactgcggggaacaagtcacgcttaataaagcctcatcgacttaatctctattcgtctctcgtaagtcattgtgcgctacaatttattaagcgtgcttaaaggactatggagctcaggatcgtcccggaatgcctgaggatcagcccccacgcagtgaactcagcagcaatttttaaacactggcagacttgtttcgaaggctacctccgaacggcccctggccggatcacagaagaccagaaactgcaggtcctgcattcgagggtaagcccggaaatttaccctctcatagaagacgcagaggatttccagacggcattcgcagcactaaagagcatctacgttcgctcagtgaaccaggtctacgcacgctgccaactcgcaacgagacggcaaagtcccggagaatcgctagacgaattctacgtcgattcatctctattcgtcttcatctctattcgtctctcgtaagtcattgtgcgctacagagatAACACCACGTGTGTCGGTCCAGGGGAGGTCTTGAACATACTCATGGACTACAGATGGTATACCCAGTCCAGGCAGTCATCCACAACCCCATGGATGAGGAAAAGGTGATGTGGGGGCATTCGAGGGTCTCATGGTGGGagaggggttggtgtgagggtttcTAAGTCACACTGTGCCAGAGGCTCAAGCTGGGAAAGGGCAAGGTTCACCCGCGTCATAGGCACATCCGTGATCACAATGCAGGGGAGCTGCATTTAGCAgttggtttagcacggggctaaatagctggcttttaaagcagaccaaggcaggccagcagcgcgggttcaattcccgtaccagcctccccgaacaggcgccggaatggggcgactaggggcttttcacagtaacttcatttgaagcctacttgtgacaataagcgattttcatttcatttcattagagtGTGAGGATTGAGTGGTCATGTTCCACCAGGAAGGGAGGGATTGCCACACTCACATCAAGAGGGTTAAGGTGGCCTGACACTGAGAGCTCAGTACCACCATCTTACAACATGAAGTGATTGAGCAGCAAATGAGGACAAACTCTGCTGGAGGGCCTTTGAGATTATTGGTTGATTTCAGGGAGGGACAGAGTAGACACCCAGCAAACACAAAAGAGTATTCTCAGATGTGAGAGATGCACAGGTCAGACAGGTTATGAGCACCTTATTCACAATGCAGGAAATAAGGAAAGGTACCAATGAAAGAAAGGCATGTAAGATGAATACTGATAAAATGCACCAATCGAACACCTTGGTCATAGCTTCGAAATTGCCCAGAGCAAGGAGCGAGTCAGGAACAATTGGGTGACTTGGCCTGCCTCGCATGCTGGTTGCAATCATTCCACTGGCAAGTTCTcagcctcttcccctcccccatctccccatctcccccaccccataATCTCAGTTCCTGACTAAACATGCTATGCCAAAGAGTTTAGTTTCCTGATCTCAAGGACTGGGAAAGGGGAAcattgaaacaaagaacaaagaaaagtacagcacaggaacaggcccttcggccctccaagcccgtgccgaccatgctgcctgactaaactacaatcttctacacttcctgggtccgtatccctctattcccatcctattcatgtatttgtcaagatgccccttaaacgtcactatcgtccctgcttccaccacctcctccggtagcgagttccaggcacccactactctctgcgtaaaaaacttgcctcgtacatctactctaaaccttgcccctcgcaccttaaacctatgcctcctaataattgacccctctaacctggggaaaagcctctgactatccactctgtctatgcccctcataattttgtagacctccatcaggtcgcccctcaacctccgtcgttccagtgagaagaaaccaagtttattcaactgctcctcatagctaatgccctccataccaggcaacatcctggtaaatctcttctgcaccctctctaaagcctccacatccttctggt
This Scyliorhinus torazame isolate Kashiwa2021f chromosome 11, sScyTor2.1, whole genome shotgun sequence DNA region includes the following protein-coding sequences:
- the LOC140386074 gene encoding small ribosomal subunit protein eS12-like, whose translation is MDLQQSSARSASVSCTEKSKSNPANNCSIIQLLITSNVMEGVSNTTQRPRKCRSVGGVMGVKTVFQEVLKTVYILNGLCCGLRKADNVLDKREAHLCVLAGNCDEAQYVNLLVALCPEHQINPITVDDNKKLGEWVGLCKIDREEKPHKVLGCSSVVVKDHGKGSQAKDVIDNYFRGK